One window from the genome of Megalobrama amblycephala isolate DHTTF-2021 linkage group LG4, ASM1881202v1, whole genome shotgun sequence encodes:
- the slc8a2a gene encoding sodium/calcium exchanger 2a isoform X1 yields the protein MAPPLLLHLFLLLLLSPQVCLGSSARGNSNSSTDAPKKPCSDKVTCQPGILLPVWLPHDPPLAMQAIRAVIYFTCLLYMFLGVSIIADRFMAAIEVITSQEKEVTVTGANGEKTVMTVRIWNETVSNLTLMALGSSAPEILLSVIEVCGHGFESGELGPGTIVGSAAFNMFVIIGVCVWVIPDGEVRKIKHLRVFFITASWSIFAYIWLYLILAVISPGIVQVWEALVTLFFFPVCVLMAWIADRRLLFYKYLHKRYRADKRHGIIVEMEGELAPRGIDAIMGEKYQNNTTSINIEKTKEPEQEREEVIRMLKELREKHPDKDLDQLIEMANYASMQKQHKSRAFYRVQATRMMIGAGNVLKKHAAAEQAKRVAGDSTENDLATCSQIAFEQAQYQCSENCGNVSLWVCLQGGTGTRTFHVDYRTENGSASSGADYEYCEGTIVFQPGETRKEIKVGIIDDDVFEEDEHFFVRLSNLREGEGGTNTDGARLVEPLVTTVTILDDDHAGVFAFGQRELCVGECSGVVKVPVNRTSGMRGTVTIPYHTEDGSARQGVDYEHTQGELEFTNEQTSKTLQVRIINMQEYEKRENFYIVLEEPKWLKRGISDLLLNQATPGPEVEDARRIAEKGKPILGEHSRLEVIIEESMAFKVRQGMAPNGVLDAVVDHLPQCENTVDRLLKDTNLAEVIGTHSWREQFIEAITVSAGEGDEEGGEPQQPSCCDYFMHVVTVFWKILFAFVPPTEYCNGWACFVVSIVVIGMLTAVIGDLASHFGCTVGLRDTVTAVVFVALGTSIPDTFASKVAAQQDEYADASVGNVTGSNAVNVFLGIGVAWSISAIYWEVKGQVFYVDPGSLAFSVTLFTIFAFINMGVLMLRRRPSVGGELGGPKTLKVLTSMLFLGLWFLYIMFSSLEAYCHITGF from the exons ATGGCTCCTCCTCTACTCCTCCACcttttcctccttctcctcctctctcCACAGGTGTGTTTGGGCAGCAGTGCTCGTGGGAACAGCAACAGTAGTACAGATGCCCCCAAGAAACCTTGTTCTGATAAAGTCACATGTCAACCAGGGATTCTACTTCCTGTGTGGCTTCCACATGATCCCCCACTGGCAATGCAGGCAATAAGAGCAGTGATCTATTTCACATGTCTTCTCTACATGTTCCTGGGTGTTTCTATCATTGCTGACCGTTTCATGGCTGCCATCGAGGTCATCACTTCACAG GAGAAGGAGGTGACTGTGACAGGTGCAAATGGAGAGAAGACAGTAATGACAGTAAGAATCTGGAATGAAACTGTCTCCAACCTCACACTCATGGCTTTGGGTTCATCAGCCCCTGAGATCCTGCTGTCTGTAATAGAG GTGTGTGGACATGGTTTTGAGTCCGGAGAACTGGGTCCTGGCACTATAGTGGGCAGTGCTGCATTTAACATGTTCGTGATAatcggagtgtgtgtgtgggtgatACCTGATGGAGAGGTGAGGAAGATTAAACACCTCAGAGTCTTCTTCATTACTGCATCCTGGAGCATCTTCGCCTACATCTGGCTCTACCTCATCCTGGCAGTCATAAGCCCTGGCATtgtacag gtCTGGGAGGCTCTGGTCACTCTGTTCTTCTTCCCTGTGTGTGTCTTAATGGCGTGGATCGCTGATCGGCGCCTGCTCTTTTACAAGTACTTGCACAAACGCTACCGTGCTGATAAACGTCATGGTATCATTGTGGAGATGGAGGGTGAGCTAGCACCCAGAGGCATTGATGCCATCATGggagaaaaatatcaaaacaacaCCACCAGCATTAATATTGAGAAAACCAAAGAACCTGAACAGGAGAGAGAGGAG GTAATCCGTATGCTGAAGGAACTGAGAGAGAAGCATCCGGACAAAGACCTGGATCAGCTGATTGAAATGGCAAACTATGCCTCCATGCAGAAACAGCATAAGAGCCGGGCATTTTACCGTGTGCAGGCAACACGCATGATGATCGGGGCAGGGAACGTACTGAAGAAACATGCCGCAGCCGAACAGGCAAAGAGAGTCGCTGGAGATTCGACTGAGAATGACCTGGCCACCTGTTCTCAGATCGCATTTGAGCAGGCGCAGTATCAGTGCAGTGAGAACTGTGGGAACGTGAGTCTATGGGTCTGTTTACAGGGGGGAACTGGAACCAGAACCTTCCACGTCGATTACAGGACAGAGAATGGGTCAGCTAGTTCTGGGGCAGATTATGAGTACTGTGAGGGAACGATCGTATTTCAGCCTGGAGAAACACGCAAGGAAATAAAG GTGGGCATTATTGATGATGATGTGTTTGAAGAAGATGAACACTTCTTTGTGCGTCTCTCAAACCTGCGAGAGGGAGAGGGTGGGACCAACACTGATGGTGCCCGACTGGTTGAACCCCTCGTAACCACGGTAACCATTCTGGACGATGACCATGCAGGAGTCTTCGCATTTGGTCAGCGGGAGCTCTGCGTGGGTGAATGTTCAGGTGTGGTGAAGGTGCCTGTGAACCGGACATCCGGTATGCGCGGGACCGTAACGATTCCGTATCACACAGAGGACGGTTCTGCTAGGCAGGGTGTTGACTATGAGCACACACAAGGAGAGCTGGAGTTTACCAATGAGCAGACTAG TAAGACACTACAGGTGCGCATCATTAACATGCAGGAATATGAGAAGCGAGAAAATTTCTACATTGTACTTGAAGAACCCAAATGGCTCAAGAGAGGCATCTCAG ATTTGCTGTTGAATCAGG CCACTCCTGGTCCAGAAGTGGAGGATGCCAGACGTATAGCAGAGAAGGGGAAGCCCATTCTGGGAGAACACAGCAGGCTAGAGGTCATTATAGAGGAGAGCATGGCCTTTAAG GTCCGACAGGGAATGGCCCCTAATGGAGTTTTAGATGCGGTAGTAGACCACTTGCCTCAGTGTGAA AATACAGTAGACCGCCTTTTGAAGGATACCAATCTTGCTGAAGTAATTGGCACACACTCCTGGAGGGAACAGTTCATTGAGGCTATAACAGTCAGTGCAG gaGAAGGTGATGAGGAAGGAGGGGAGCCTCAGCAGCCTTCGTGCTGTGATTATTTCATGCATGTGGTTACAGTGTTCTGGAAGATTCTGTTTGCGTTCGTTCCACCTACAGAGTACTGTAATGGCTGGGCCTGCTTCGTTGTGTCCATTGTGGTCATTGGGATGCTAACTGCTGTGATCGGAGATTTGGCATCTCATTTCGGCTGCACAGTGGGTCTCCGTGACACTGTCACTGCTGTAGTGTTTGTCGCATTAGGAACCTCCATACCAG ATACATTTGCAAGCAAGGTCGCTGCTCAACAGGATGAGTATGCAGATGCTTCAGTTGGAAATGTAACCGGTAGCAACGCCGTTAATGTTTTCCTTGGGATTGGCGTGGCTTGGTCCATTTCAGCCATTTACTGGGAGGTCAAAGGTCAGGTGTTTTATGTAGACCCTGGCTCACTTGCATTCTCTGTTACACTCTTCACCATCTTCGCCTTCATTAACATGGGTGTGCTGATGCTACGGCGGCGGCCATCAGTGGGCGGAGAGCTGGGTGGGCCCAAAACGCTAAAGGTTCTGACTTCAATGTTGTTCCTCGGTTTGTGGTTTCTCTACATCATGTTCTCCAGCCTAGAGGCCTACTGTCACATCACTGGCTTCTGA
- the slc8a2a gene encoding sodium/calcium exchanger 2a isoform X2 gives MAPPLLLHLFLLLLLSPQVCLGSSARGNSNSSTDAPKKPCSDKVTCQPGILLPVWLPHDPPLAMQAIRAVIYFTCLLYMFLGVSIIADRFMAAIEVITSQEKEVTVTGANGEKTVMTVRIWNETVSNLTLMALGSSAPEILLSVIEVCGHGFESGELGPGTIVGSAAFNMFVIIGVCVWVIPDGEVRKIKHLRVFFITASWSIFAYIWLYLILAVISPGIVQVWEALVTLFFFPVCVLMAWIADRRLLFYKYLHKRYRADKRHGIIVEMEGELAPRGIDAIMGEKYQNNTTSINIEKTKEPEQEREEVIRMLKELREKHPDKDLDQLIEMANYASMQKQHKSRAFYRVQATRMMIGAGNVLKKHAAAEQAKRVAGDSTENDLATCSQIAFEQAQYQCSENCGNVSLWVCLQGGTGTRTFHVDYRTENGSASSGADYEYCEGTIVFQPGETRKEIKVGIIDDDVFEEDEHFFVRLSNLREGEGGTNTDGARLVEPLVTTVTILDDDHAGVFAFGQRELCVGECSGVVKVPVNRTSGMRGTVTIPYHTEDGSARQGVDYEHTQGELEFTNEQTSKTLQVRIINMQEYEKRENFYIVLEEPKWLKRGISATPGPEVEDARRIAEKGKPILGEHSRLEVIIEESMAFKVRQGMAPNGVLDAVVDHLPQCENTVDRLLKDTNLAEVIGTHSWREQFIEAITVSAGEGDEEGGEPQQPSCCDYFMHVVTVFWKILFAFVPPTEYCNGWACFVVSIVVIGMLTAVIGDLASHFGCTVGLRDTVTAVVFVALGTSIPDTFASKVAAQQDEYADASVGNVTGSNAVNVFLGIGVAWSISAIYWEVKGQVFYVDPGSLAFSVTLFTIFAFINMGVLMLRRRPSVGGELGGPKTLKVLTSMLFLGLWFLYIMFSSLEAYCHITGF, from the exons ATGGCTCCTCCTCTACTCCTCCACcttttcctccttctcctcctctctcCACAGGTGTGTTTGGGCAGCAGTGCTCGTGGGAACAGCAACAGTAGTACAGATGCCCCCAAGAAACCTTGTTCTGATAAAGTCACATGTCAACCAGGGATTCTACTTCCTGTGTGGCTTCCACATGATCCCCCACTGGCAATGCAGGCAATAAGAGCAGTGATCTATTTCACATGTCTTCTCTACATGTTCCTGGGTGTTTCTATCATTGCTGACCGTTTCATGGCTGCCATCGAGGTCATCACTTCACAG GAGAAGGAGGTGACTGTGACAGGTGCAAATGGAGAGAAGACAGTAATGACAGTAAGAATCTGGAATGAAACTGTCTCCAACCTCACACTCATGGCTTTGGGTTCATCAGCCCCTGAGATCCTGCTGTCTGTAATAGAG GTGTGTGGACATGGTTTTGAGTCCGGAGAACTGGGTCCTGGCACTATAGTGGGCAGTGCTGCATTTAACATGTTCGTGATAatcggagtgtgtgtgtgggtgatACCTGATGGAGAGGTGAGGAAGATTAAACACCTCAGAGTCTTCTTCATTACTGCATCCTGGAGCATCTTCGCCTACATCTGGCTCTACCTCATCCTGGCAGTCATAAGCCCTGGCATtgtacag gtCTGGGAGGCTCTGGTCACTCTGTTCTTCTTCCCTGTGTGTGTCTTAATGGCGTGGATCGCTGATCGGCGCCTGCTCTTTTACAAGTACTTGCACAAACGCTACCGTGCTGATAAACGTCATGGTATCATTGTGGAGATGGAGGGTGAGCTAGCACCCAGAGGCATTGATGCCATCATGggagaaaaatatcaaaacaacaCCACCAGCATTAATATTGAGAAAACCAAAGAACCTGAACAGGAGAGAGAGGAG GTAATCCGTATGCTGAAGGAACTGAGAGAGAAGCATCCGGACAAAGACCTGGATCAGCTGATTGAAATGGCAAACTATGCCTCCATGCAGAAACAGCATAAGAGCCGGGCATTTTACCGTGTGCAGGCAACACGCATGATGATCGGGGCAGGGAACGTACTGAAGAAACATGCCGCAGCCGAACAGGCAAAGAGAGTCGCTGGAGATTCGACTGAGAATGACCTGGCCACCTGTTCTCAGATCGCATTTGAGCAGGCGCAGTATCAGTGCAGTGAGAACTGTGGGAACGTGAGTCTATGGGTCTGTTTACAGGGGGGAACTGGAACCAGAACCTTCCACGTCGATTACAGGACAGAGAATGGGTCAGCTAGTTCTGGGGCAGATTATGAGTACTGTGAGGGAACGATCGTATTTCAGCCTGGAGAAACACGCAAGGAAATAAAG GTGGGCATTATTGATGATGATGTGTTTGAAGAAGATGAACACTTCTTTGTGCGTCTCTCAAACCTGCGAGAGGGAGAGGGTGGGACCAACACTGATGGTGCCCGACTGGTTGAACCCCTCGTAACCACGGTAACCATTCTGGACGATGACCATGCAGGAGTCTTCGCATTTGGTCAGCGGGAGCTCTGCGTGGGTGAATGTTCAGGTGTGGTGAAGGTGCCTGTGAACCGGACATCCGGTATGCGCGGGACCGTAACGATTCCGTATCACACAGAGGACGGTTCTGCTAGGCAGGGTGTTGACTATGAGCACACACAAGGAGAGCTGGAGTTTACCAATGAGCAGACTAG TAAGACACTACAGGTGCGCATCATTAACATGCAGGAATATGAGAAGCGAGAAAATTTCTACATTGTACTTGAAGAACCCAAATGGCTCAAGAGAGGCATCTCAG CCACTCCTGGTCCAGAAGTGGAGGATGCCAGACGTATAGCAGAGAAGGGGAAGCCCATTCTGGGAGAACACAGCAGGCTAGAGGTCATTATAGAGGAGAGCATGGCCTTTAAG GTCCGACAGGGAATGGCCCCTAATGGAGTTTTAGATGCGGTAGTAGACCACTTGCCTCAGTGTGAA AATACAGTAGACCGCCTTTTGAAGGATACCAATCTTGCTGAAGTAATTGGCACACACTCCTGGAGGGAACAGTTCATTGAGGCTATAACAGTCAGTGCAG gaGAAGGTGATGAGGAAGGAGGGGAGCCTCAGCAGCCTTCGTGCTGTGATTATTTCATGCATGTGGTTACAGTGTTCTGGAAGATTCTGTTTGCGTTCGTTCCACCTACAGAGTACTGTAATGGCTGGGCCTGCTTCGTTGTGTCCATTGTGGTCATTGGGATGCTAACTGCTGTGATCGGAGATTTGGCATCTCATTTCGGCTGCACAGTGGGTCTCCGTGACACTGTCACTGCTGTAGTGTTTGTCGCATTAGGAACCTCCATACCAG ATACATTTGCAAGCAAGGTCGCTGCTCAACAGGATGAGTATGCAGATGCTTCAGTTGGAAATGTAACCGGTAGCAACGCCGTTAATGTTTTCCTTGGGATTGGCGTGGCTTGGTCCATTTCAGCCATTTACTGGGAGGTCAAAGGTCAGGTGTTTTATGTAGACCCTGGCTCACTTGCATTCTCTGTTACACTCTTCACCATCTTCGCCTTCATTAACATGGGTGTGCTGATGCTACGGCGGCGGCCATCAGTGGGCGGAGAGCTGGGTGGGCCCAAAACGCTAAAGGTTCTGACTTCAATGTTGTTCCTCGGTTTGTGGTTTCTCTACATCATGTTCTCCAGCCTAGAGGCCTACTGTCACATCACTGGCTTCTGA
- the slc8a2a gene encoding sodium/calcium exchanger 2a isoform X4, whose protein sequence is MAPPLLLHLFLLLLLSPQVCLGSSARGNSNSSTDAPKKPCSDKVTCQPGILLPVWLPHDPPLAMQAIRAVIYFTCLLYMFLGVSIIADRFMAAIEVITSQEKEVTVTGANGEKTVMTVRIWNETVSNLTLMALGSSAPEILLSVIEVCGHGFESGELGPGTIVGSAAFNMFVIIGVCVWVIPDGEVRKIKHLRVFFITASWSIFAYIWLYLILAVISPGIVQVWEALVTLFFFPVCVLMAWIADRRLLFYKYLHKRYRADKRHGIIVEMEGELAPRGIDAIMGEKYQNNTTSINIEKTKEPEQEREEVIRMLKELREKHPDKDLDQLIEMANYASMQKQHKSRAFYRVQATRMMIGAGNVLKKHAAAEQAKRVAGDSTENDLATCSQIAFEQAQYQCSENCGNVSLWVCLQGGTGTRTFHVDYRTENGSASSGADYEYCEGTIVFQPGETRKEIKVGIIDDDVFEEDEHFFVRLSNLREGEGGTNTDGARLVEPLVTTVTILDDDHAGVFAFGQRELCVGECSGVVKVPVNRTSGMRGTVTIPYHTEDGSARQGVDYEHTQGELEFTNEQTSKTLQVRIINMQEYEKRENFYIVLEEPKWLKRGISATPGPEVEDARRIAEKGKPILGEHSRLEVIIEESMAFKNTVDRLLKDTNLAEVIGTHSWREQFIEAITVSAGEGDEEGGEPQQPSCCDYFMHVVTVFWKILFAFVPPTEYCNGWACFVVSIVVIGMLTAVIGDLASHFGCTVGLRDTVTAVVFVALGTSIPDTFASKVAAQQDEYADASVGNVTGSNAVNVFLGIGVAWSISAIYWEVKGQVFYVDPGSLAFSVTLFTIFAFINMGVLMLRRRPSVGGELGGPKTLKVLTSMLFLGLWFLYIMFSSLEAYCHITGF, encoded by the exons ATGGCTCCTCCTCTACTCCTCCACcttttcctccttctcctcctctctcCACAGGTGTGTTTGGGCAGCAGTGCTCGTGGGAACAGCAACAGTAGTACAGATGCCCCCAAGAAACCTTGTTCTGATAAAGTCACATGTCAACCAGGGATTCTACTTCCTGTGTGGCTTCCACATGATCCCCCACTGGCAATGCAGGCAATAAGAGCAGTGATCTATTTCACATGTCTTCTCTACATGTTCCTGGGTGTTTCTATCATTGCTGACCGTTTCATGGCTGCCATCGAGGTCATCACTTCACAG GAGAAGGAGGTGACTGTGACAGGTGCAAATGGAGAGAAGACAGTAATGACAGTAAGAATCTGGAATGAAACTGTCTCCAACCTCACACTCATGGCTTTGGGTTCATCAGCCCCTGAGATCCTGCTGTCTGTAATAGAG GTGTGTGGACATGGTTTTGAGTCCGGAGAACTGGGTCCTGGCACTATAGTGGGCAGTGCTGCATTTAACATGTTCGTGATAatcggagtgtgtgtgtgggtgatACCTGATGGAGAGGTGAGGAAGATTAAACACCTCAGAGTCTTCTTCATTACTGCATCCTGGAGCATCTTCGCCTACATCTGGCTCTACCTCATCCTGGCAGTCATAAGCCCTGGCATtgtacag gtCTGGGAGGCTCTGGTCACTCTGTTCTTCTTCCCTGTGTGTGTCTTAATGGCGTGGATCGCTGATCGGCGCCTGCTCTTTTACAAGTACTTGCACAAACGCTACCGTGCTGATAAACGTCATGGTATCATTGTGGAGATGGAGGGTGAGCTAGCACCCAGAGGCATTGATGCCATCATGggagaaaaatatcaaaacaacaCCACCAGCATTAATATTGAGAAAACCAAAGAACCTGAACAGGAGAGAGAGGAG GTAATCCGTATGCTGAAGGAACTGAGAGAGAAGCATCCGGACAAAGACCTGGATCAGCTGATTGAAATGGCAAACTATGCCTCCATGCAGAAACAGCATAAGAGCCGGGCATTTTACCGTGTGCAGGCAACACGCATGATGATCGGGGCAGGGAACGTACTGAAGAAACATGCCGCAGCCGAACAGGCAAAGAGAGTCGCTGGAGATTCGACTGAGAATGACCTGGCCACCTGTTCTCAGATCGCATTTGAGCAGGCGCAGTATCAGTGCAGTGAGAACTGTGGGAACGTGAGTCTATGGGTCTGTTTACAGGGGGGAACTGGAACCAGAACCTTCCACGTCGATTACAGGACAGAGAATGGGTCAGCTAGTTCTGGGGCAGATTATGAGTACTGTGAGGGAACGATCGTATTTCAGCCTGGAGAAACACGCAAGGAAATAAAG GTGGGCATTATTGATGATGATGTGTTTGAAGAAGATGAACACTTCTTTGTGCGTCTCTCAAACCTGCGAGAGGGAGAGGGTGGGACCAACACTGATGGTGCCCGACTGGTTGAACCCCTCGTAACCACGGTAACCATTCTGGACGATGACCATGCAGGAGTCTTCGCATTTGGTCAGCGGGAGCTCTGCGTGGGTGAATGTTCAGGTGTGGTGAAGGTGCCTGTGAACCGGACATCCGGTATGCGCGGGACCGTAACGATTCCGTATCACACAGAGGACGGTTCTGCTAGGCAGGGTGTTGACTATGAGCACACACAAGGAGAGCTGGAGTTTACCAATGAGCAGACTAG TAAGACACTACAGGTGCGCATCATTAACATGCAGGAATATGAGAAGCGAGAAAATTTCTACATTGTACTTGAAGAACCCAAATGGCTCAAGAGAGGCATCTCAG CCACTCCTGGTCCAGAAGTGGAGGATGCCAGACGTATAGCAGAGAAGGGGAAGCCCATTCTGGGAGAACACAGCAGGCTAGAGGTCATTATAGAGGAGAGCATGGCCTTTAAG AATACAGTAGACCGCCTTTTGAAGGATACCAATCTTGCTGAAGTAATTGGCACACACTCCTGGAGGGAACAGTTCATTGAGGCTATAACAGTCAGTGCAG gaGAAGGTGATGAGGAAGGAGGGGAGCCTCAGCAGCCTTCGTGCTGTGATTATTTCATGCATGTGGTTACAGTGTTCTGGAAGATTCTGTTTGCGTTCGTTCCACCTACAGAGTACTGTAATGGCTGGGCCTGCTTCGTTGTGTCCATTGTGGTCATTGGGATGCTAACTGCTGTGATCGGAGATTTGGCATCTCATTTCGGCTGCACAGTGGGTCTCCGTGACACTGTCACTGCTGTAGTGTTTGTCGCATTAGGAACCTCCATACCAG ATACATTTGCAAGCAAGGTCGCTGCTCAACAGGATGAGTATGCAGATGCTTCAGTTGGAAATGTAACCGGTAGCAACGCCGTTAATGTTTTCCTTGGGATTGGCGTGGCTTGGTCCATTTCAGCCATTTACTGGGAGGTCAAAGGTCAGGTGTTTTATGTAGACCCTGGCTCACTTGCATTCTCTGTTACACTCTTCACCATCTTCGCCTTCATTAACATGGGTGTGCTGATGCTACGGCGGCGGCCATCAGTGGGCGGAGAGCTGGGTGGGCCCAAAACGCTAAAGGTTCTGACTTCAATGTTGTTCCTCGGTTTGTGGTTTCTCTACATCATGTTCTCCAGCCTAGAGGCCTACTGTCACATCACTGGCTTCTGA
- the slc8a2a gene encoding sodium/calcium exchanger 2a isoform X3: protein MAPPLLLHLFLLLLLSPQVCLGSSARGNSNSSTDAPKKPCSDKVTCQPGILLPVWLPHDPPLAMQAIRAVIYFTCLLYMFLGVSIIADRFMAAIEVITSQEKEVTVTGANGEKTVMTVRIWNETVSNLTLMALGSSAPEILLSVIEVCGHGFESGELGPGTIVGSAAFNMFVIIGVCVWVIPDGEVRKIKHLRVFFITASWSIFAYIWLYLILAVISPGIVQVWEALVTLFFFPVCVLMAWIADRRLLFYKYLHKRYRADKRHGIIVEMEGELAPRGIDAIMGEKYQNNTTSINIEKTKEPEQEREEVIRMLKELREKHPDKDLDQLIEMANYASMQKQHKSRAFYRVQATRMMIGAGNVLKKHAAAEQAKRVAGDSTENDLATCSQIAFEQAQYQCSENCGNVSLWVCLQGGTGTRTFHVDYRTENGSASSGADYEYCEGTIVFQPGETRKEIKVGIIDDDVFEEDEHFFVRLSNLREGEGGTNTDGARLVEPLVTTVTILDDDHAGVFAFGQRELCVGECSGVVKVPVNRTSGMRGTVTIPYHTEDGSARQGVDYEHTQGELEFTNEQTSKTLQVRIINMQEYEKRENFYIVLEEPKWLKRGISDLLLNQATPGPEVEDARRIAEKGKPILGEHSRLEVIIEESMAFKNTVDRLLKDTNLAEVIGTHSWREQFIEAITVSAGEGDEEGGEPQQPSCCDYFMHVVTVFWKILFAFVPPTEYCNGWACFVVSIVVIGMLTAVIGDLASHFGCTVGLRDTVTAVVFVALGTSIPDTFASKVAAQQDEYADASVGNVTGSNAVNVFLGIGVAWSISAIYWEVKGQVFYVDPGSLAFSVTLFTIFAFINMGVLMLRRRPSVGGELGGPKTLKVLTSMLFLGLWFLYIMFSSLEAYCHITGF from the exons ATGGCTCCTCCTCTACTCCTCCACcttttcctccttctcctcctctctcCACAGGTGTGTTTGGGCAGCAGTGCTCGTGGGAACAGCAACAGTAGTACAGATGCCCCCAAGAAACCTTGTTCTGATAAAGTCACATGTCAACCAGGGATTCTACTTCCTGTGTGGCTTCCACATGATCCCCCACTGGCAATGCAGGCAATAAGAGCAGTGATCTATTTCACATGTCTTCTCTACATGTTCCTGGGTGTTTCTATCATTGCTGACCGTTTCATGGCTGCCATCGAGGTCATCACTTCACAG GAGAAGGAGGTGACTGTGACAGGTGCAAATGGAGAGAAGACAGTAATGACAGTAAGAATCTGGAATGAAACTGTCTCCAACCTCACACTCATGGCTTTGGGTTCATCAGCCCCTGAGATCCTGCTGTCTGTAATAGAG GTGTGTGGACATGGTTTTGAGTCCGGAGAACTGGGTCCTGGCACTATAGTGGGCAGTGCTGCATTTAACATGTTCGTGATAatcggagtgtgtgtgtgggtgatACCTGATGGAGAGGTGAGGAAGATTAAACACCTCAGAGTCTTCTTCATTACTGCATCCTGGAGCATCTTCGCCTACATCTGGCTCTACCTCATCCTGGCAGTCATAAGCCCTGGCATtgtacag gtCTGGGAGGCTCTGGTCACTCTGTTCTTCTTCCCTGTGTGTGTCTTAATGGCGTGGATCGCTGATCGGCGCCTGCTCTTTTACAAGTACTTGCACAAACGCTACCGTGCTGATAAACGTCATGGTATCATTGTGGAGATGGAGGGTGAGCTAGCACCCAGAGGCATTGATGCCATCATGggagaaaaatatcaaaacaacaCCACCAGCATTAATATTGAGAAAACCAAAGAACCTGAACAGGAGAGAGAGGAG GTAATCCGTATGCTGAAGGAACTGAGAGAGAAGCATCCGGACAAAGACCTGGATCAGCTGATTGAAATGGCAAACTATGCCTCCATGCAGAAACAGCATAAGAGCCGGGCATTTTACCGTGTGCAGGCAACACGCATGATGATCGGGGCAGGGAACGTACTGAAGAAACATGCCGCAGCCGAACAGGCAAAGAGAGTCGCTGGAGATTCGACTGAGAATGACCTGGCCACCTGTTCTCAGATCGCATTTGAGCAGGCGCAGTATCAGTGCAGTGAGAACTGTGGGAACGTGAGTCTATGGGTCTGTTTACAGGGGGGAACTGGAACCAGAACCTTCCACGTCGATTACAGGACAGAGAATGGGTCAGCTAGTTCTGGGGCAGATTATGAGTACTGTGAGGGAACGATCGTATTTCAGCCTGGAGAAACACGCAAGGAAATAAAG GTGGGCATTATTGATGATGATGTGTTTGAAGAAGATGAACACTTCTTTGTGCGTCTCTCAAACCTGCGAGAGGGAGAGGGTGGGACCAACACTGATGGTGCCCGACTGGTTGAACCCCTCGTAACCACGGTAACCATTCTGGACGATGACCATGCAGGAGTCTTCGCATTTGGTCAGCGGGAGCTCTGCGTGGGTGAATGTTCAGGTGTGGTGAAGGTGCCTGTGAACCGGACATCCGGTATGCGCGGGACCGTAACGATTCCGTATCACACAGAGGACGGTTCTGCTAGGCAGGGTGTTGACTATGAGCACACACAAGGAGAGCTGGAGTTTACCAATGAGCAGACTAG TAAGACACTACAGGTGCGCATCATTAACATGCAGGAATATGAGAAGCGAGAAAATTTCTACATTGTACTTGAAGAACCCAAATGGCTCAAGAGAGGCATCTCAG ATTTGCTGTTGAATCAGG CCACTCCTGGTCCAGAAGTGGAGGATGCCAGACGTATAGCAGAGAAGGGGAAGCCCATTCTGGGAGAACACAGCAGGCTAGAGGTCATTATAGAGGAGAGCATGGCCTTTAAG AATACAGTAGACCGCCTTTTGAAGGATACCAATCTTGCTGAAGTAATTGGCACACACTCCTGGAGGGAACAGTTCATTGAGGCTATAACAGTCAGTGCAG gaGAAGGTGATGAGGAAGGAGGGGAGCCTCAGCAGCCTTCGTGCTGTGATTATTTCATGCATGTGGTTACAGTGTTCTGGAAGATTCTGTTTGCGTTCGTTCCACCTACAGAGTACTGTAATGGCTGGGCCTGCTTCGTTGTGTCCATTGTGGTCATTGGGATGCTAACTGCTGTGATCGGAGATTTGGCATCTCATTTCGGCTGCACAGTGGGTCTCCGTGACACTGTCACTGCTGTAGTGTTTGTCGCATTAGGAACCTCCATACCAG ATACATTTGCAAGCAAGGTCGCTGCTCAACAGGATGAGTATGCAGATGCTTCAGTTGGAAATGTAACCGGTAGCAACGCCGTTAATGTTTTCCTTGGGATTGGCGTGGCTTGGTCCATTTCAGCCATTTACTGGGAGGTCAAAGGTCAGGTGTTTTATGTAGACCCTGGCTCACTTGCATTCTCTGTTACACTCTTCACCATCTTCGCCTTCATTAACATGGGTGTGCTGATGCTACGGCGGCGGCCATCAGTGGGCGGAGAGCTGGGTGGGCCCAAAACGCTAAAGGTTCTGACTTCAATGTTGTTCCTCGGTTTGTGGTTTCTCTACATCATGTTCTCCAGCCTAGAGGCCTACTGTCACATCACTGGCTTCTGA